The following nucleotide sequence is from Bombus pyrosoma isolate SC7728 linkage group LG17, ASM1482585v1, whole genome shotgun sequence.
attgttttatatcttCCATGTGAACTTGagataaattttctgtttttgtaTAAGGAATGCCAAGATTAAAAGATCTAGATATATGATGGCTACTTAAATCAGGTACAAAATGTACAACACTACAGGGCCAACAATCCAtatcatttacataaaaatatggattttCTAATATGCACCATTCATCATATAATTCTAAAAGGCAAAAGTGTaaaaacatatacataattgaataaataaagtagaagatcaattattgttaatgttatataaagtgaaatttaagaaataactACTGATGTCTTATATtccaatatatatttattgtatatcattttttttttaatttacatgttttatatatatttttacttctatatttttataaagaatttttttgtcAAATTCTACAACTATAATGAATGATTTaatgacaataaaatataaaaaatttaataaaaattttaaataaatattttcaagccgccgctaatgaaattgttaataaaatatagtatgtttaacataaattataatatcaacaTACCAGATAAAGAGGGATAATGTTGTATTATTGGTACGGCTATTTTTCTAAGTAATTTTAAACCTGGATAGATGGAATTCTGTAAATTCCTCAGTAGCATCACACCTAAGAACTTTTTATCAAAggatataaaacatataattattatgaataataatgtaaccatacttttcataaagaaacgaaaattaactttcttctttttcttctcaagAGTACGAAAGGAATTTTGTAAAGCTTTATTGATTTCATTTTCCGTAATATCATTTTCGCGTGCAAATTGACGAATCTTTTTCAACTGTTTTTTATACACCTCCAAATCAAccattttttaagaaacaaaaaaaaatgataaatgagaattaacatttattgggatcgataatatataatgGCATATATATGTCGtgtaatttacaacattttaataaacattcaCATAGCAACtaaaagtatgtatgtatacatcgTATTccattacaaattacaaaatgaagtAAATGTACACTAGATCTGcaaatctatatttaaatacagcTGCGCTCTCTATCAGGAGATTGTTAAACTACTTATGAtactaaaatgaaaataatacataaggATGCAAAGTCTATCCTATATACTCGTCTGTGATATGACCATTGACTAAATACATTATACACTGACTATTAACCTGACATAATATGCAATTTTGTATATGACATAATTTGCAATACGTCAAAGATGCTTCTTGTTTAGATCTAAAATTTTTGCGCCCGTTTCCACGCATCTCCACGCTTCTTCGTCCGTTTCCGCCCAATCATATTCAAAAccattttgtaataatttagaCAAGTGAAGGAGATTTTAATAAGATTACTTTTAATTCAccatatcgataaaattagtTGTAGCTAGTTCTAATGGTTATCTAGAATAtcatttacattataacaaatgctatgaattattaattccttaaatattgcataaattgcgattttattatttacactaGTTCTAAACAAATACATTTAGGATAATTATATTGTCAAAATAAGTATGAATGATACGTTATTCATATCAGTATTAagttaaatttgttaatacaCACGCACACATGCGTTGTACGTAATACAGATACTTAAGTGTTTTAATcgctatataattaatttcaattgtaaaGATTACTgcataattttttgaattccattaataaatagattttattaaacaaattaatctaATGATAGATGGCAATATCATCTGTTCTTGTCGCACAATTTTGCGTTCTTTGTCCATAGGACAAATTATGTGGTGACGTCTATCGAAGGCGAAAGGAACAATGACTTGGAGTATGAGAAGATAGATGGCATCATATGGTTTGTCCGTGGACAAAGAACGCAAGATGGTGCTGCAAAGACAGACTACATGAATAGTCTTACACGGAAAGGGATTACCTTATTTTcagtatatgtaataattaagtattacacttatataaatatcaatatactttattctaattattatatctacataaaCAGTGTGTTTTACTTGAATTACTTATTTGTTTTTGCTTTTTCAGTTTCTGCAGGAGTTTCAacatataatttcttatataatttttcatattccaCCTTaagtttctctctttctgcaaaatattttggatatcTAGCTTTTTCAATTGGATCCCAAAAATCCATTACAGAATCTGGCGGTGTTATAAAACGTCCATGGCATATACCACCTGGGCTATTAGGAAATTTTGATGGATCAGGATGAATATTCtcaaataattcttcttcACCTTCTAATAGTAGTTTTTTAGCTATGCGAGCATCTGGTATATTCCGATTCTTTTCAAAACGTTGTCTTAATAAAACTGCGTTATATCTAAATCAAAAGAATACATAATAATGAATACTTATTCAAAACTCAAGTAttaaaacttaaaataaaCAGTTACatctgtatataataaaagtagataattataaaatgttaaaaatagttcaaaacataaatttattgaatccTCAAAAGTAAGTCTATTAGAAGTAACAgcttatttcatattattattaatcttatataaataataatagtaataaaattcataacaaaattatataacaagaCAAGCGAAACTATGTACACAATGTATGATATCCTGAAAAACTATGACAGCAGTATGATCAAACTTTATGTttcttcattaatattttgatactaattggtaataaataatatttgatataaaaaataatggttttttatactattagatttaatttaaacatatttttacctAAATTCGTGTCTTTTAATATTCTGATCTTCTAACGCACGTAAAGCGCGTTTATAAAGACTACATACTTTTCTAGTATGACTAATGAACGGTGATGGTAGTTGGGCCATTCCTATTTagattcgatattaatttacttaGATATTAGTATtgttctgtatattttaaaattacttaacCAATTCGAGGACTAACTGTTCCATAGTCATGAACTATATGATGCAACTGAACTACAGATAGTACTATGGgattataaaaatcgtaatGATCACAAATTGCCCTGttactaattatttttaatgattattattatattacaaaattacagtaataataatctttataaaaaggctatgtatagaaaaaaatataaaatttgttgaatcATAAGAAAAGTACAAGCaatgttaatataattcttcttttatttatttttcatttattgctTTTCGCATTTTGTTTCACTATTATATTGTGATTTACATTagcatatatttattttaaatttattaaatattagataatattatcagtatatgaattttttatgtattaaagTATAGTAAGTAcatcgaaagaaaatgttattttgtaGCGTAAGAAAGCTAAAATGAttatagtaaatttcaaataatatatgtaatttaaaatagaaaaatattacaaacagGATGCTTCCGGTTAAACAGCGCGACGGAAGTCTAGTTAATCACAAAGAATGGCGATTGTCGTTTTATTTACGTTACgggttctttatttttcagcATACTTAACGACTAATTTTTAAGACGCGACAAGGACTTTAGCCTTTTCaacaattaaagaaactttcaATCACATAGTTGTGCGATGAACTcaagatttataatttactttaagcAGCAATATTTGTGgcaaaaatctttaaaattcgaattaaCCAAAGAATCCAACcttcaattttctcaaataagTAAATCGTTTCAGTTTCACTAAAAAATTTGATCGTAATATTAAAgcacaattttatataatttattttcttttatgtacCTTGTTTACTTAATTTACGAATTAAcagtaaaaatgaatataaccattaatttaatcttatttaactattaaataaatttccagtatttatattacgaatcaagcttgaaattttcatccaATATAAAGATTTGATTTAGTCATCAAATTAAGAACATAGGATCGAGTTTCCAATATTGACATTGTTTACTTCTTCGAACGATTTTCAACGGACGAAATGGTGCCGACGATGCCGCCTGATTCGCATAAAATTTCGCTGAAGATCATTGAAGCGATAAAACAACATCCAGTTTTATATAGTGCTGAAGTGAAAGGTTCTTCTATTAAACTTCAGGAATTTCGGCAGAAGGTTTGGAAGAGGATTTCGGATGAACTTGGTCTTGATCGTACGaactccttttcttctttcactgTTTTCGGATAATTTTGTATGTTCGTTAATATATCATCGCTATACAATATTTCTACTGccaaaatgttttctttaacttttctacatagtttggaaaattatatacatattaatttcgttttattaattttattgtgtaAATACTGCGAAAGTTTAactaataaaacgaaatttaaataatatttatttacaaaaacatGGGTAGAAGTATGTATAATAACcagtattaatttcaaatttatgtttaaatgaatattactgcagtatttaaaagataatatagtatttaatGGAATATGTGGTTATTCATTGCgttaaaacgttttattttattttatacaatatttattttgatatctatgaaaaaaatatgaatttatacatctgtaatattttttgttttttataattaaagttttTCGAATCTACgtttatttgcatttataaatcagaatttttaaatttactgtTATAAAgtgatatgtatataaatataattaatatgtttttaGCCACCTGGGTGAGATTaagatggaaaaatttaaGGGATACTTACTGCCGTATACttaaatataagaatagaaCGGAAAAAGGAGTTCGTAGGAAAAAATGGATTTTTGAAGATCATCTTAGTTTCTTAAAGTTTCCGTaagaataatatgtaaattcttaatgattttctatataataattttactaagcTTACGtgatattctatttattaattttatactgtttaactttatttaatactcaagaaaaatgattaaatatcaGTAAAAGTGTTTATTTAGGTATGAATCGGATTATCAACCTCAAAGTATAGAATTAACTGAAGACTATATTCAGGATATAAATGCAGGTGGAATTAGTTCTGAAGGTCTTTTAGAACAATTAGAAGATCGTAATGATGAAGATTATAGTGAATATTTAGAAGTTTTGGAAGAAACGACTGCAGATCCAGTGTTAGATCGTGATTCTATGGAATTAAATGATAATGGTGATAACGTAGTAAAAAGTATAGAGGTAGGAAATGCAATGCATCATGATATTGATTCATATGCTCAGCAAATTCAatcaaaatatagaaaaataagaccaaaaaaagtgaaaattgaATCATTGGAAGTGCCTGCAACCTACAGTATCTTAAAAACTTCaccttttaaaaataaaacaattgatACACCAATATTTGTTAGTGCACCGGCTGCAAATAATTCTGTAAAGAATTCTTCTAAAATAGAAGTAAGTTGCAATTTTCGAAACTAGTATGTATTTCCtaattgcaatttattattctttaattcaaTACTTGTTTCAGGATACACAAAATAATTATGACCAAGTCTACCTAGCTCCTGAAGGAAAAAGTAGTATAGAGCTCTTTTTTGACAGTATGGCACAAACTGTTAAGCGACTCCCTCCAAAAGCTCAAGcagatattaaaatgaatatttgtaaaattgtaacagAAGCAGAACTTAAGTATTCTGGACGTAACACACCCCAAAGTACTCAACAATTTATAGCACCACCTGGAATGATTCCTAAGTTGGTTCTCATTCCATGTAACATGATTGATGGACAAAATAACAAAG
It contains:
- the LOC122577102 gene encoding uncharacterized protein LOC122577102, whose product is MVDLEVYKKQLKKIRQFARENDITENEINKALQNSFRTLEKKKKKVNFRFFMKSMVTLLFIIIICFISFDKKFLGVMLLRNLQNSIYPGLKLLRKIAVPIIQHYPSLSELYDEWCILENPYFYVNDMDCWPCSVVHFVPDLSSHHISRSFNLGIPYTKTENLSQVHMEDIKQLLWQNPGVFKKDAMRVFSNNKTYRDIQDIMEKNMDLNRSKNLNNHITWRINTMTTGRILRKLFPKPVDTPNWWEQSTERFIFFDEPNSPPYSLPNPECSNIMIRCTAGTRLIKMIASPECSASCESVIVLLSAGKALWYNWWYWRPVSLPALNSTSITISYMTSFC
- the LOC122577145 gene encoding NADH dehydrogenase [ubiquinone] 1 beta subcomplex subunit 9 — its product is MAQLPSPFISHTRKVCSLYKRALRALEDQNIKRHEFRYNAVLLRQRFEKNRNIPDARIAKKLLLEGEEELFENIHPDPSKFPNSPGGICHGRFITPPDSVMDFWDPIEKARYPKYFAEREKLKVEYEKLYKKLYVETPAETEKAKTNK
- the LOC122577011 gene encoding uncharacterized protein LOC122577011; translation: MVPTMPPDSHKISLKIIEAIKQHPVLYSAEVKGSSIKLQEFRQKVWKRISDELGLDPTWVRLRWKNLRDTYCRILKYKNRTEKGVRRKKWIFEDHLSFLKFPYESDYQPQSIELTEDYIQDINAGGISSEGLLEQLEDRNDEDYSEYLEVLEETTADPVLDRDSMELNDNGDNVVKSIEKNKTKKSEN